The proteins below come from a single Corylus avellana chromosome ca3, CavTom2PMs-1.0 genomic window:
- the LOC132176253 gene encoding transcription factor bHLH162-like — protein sequence MKKSSNSEASKVDRKMVERNRRIQMKGLCFKLASLIPPHYIKPSKEMLSQLDQLDYAASYIKQLRERIEKLEGEKEEATSLGNSNKMIDTMKIGTKWPVIDLRDMGSSIEVSLISGLHKNFMFSEVISILHEEGAEVVSSSFSTVGDKVFHSIHAQVKISRVGVDTSRVLQRLQELVY from the exons atgaagaagagcaGCAACAGTGAGGCATCCAAGGTTGACAGAAAGATGGTGGAAAGAAACAGAAGAATCCAAATGAAAGGCCTTTGCTTCAAGCTTGCTTCTCTTATTCCCCCCCACTACATCAAACCCTCCAAG GAAATGCTTTCACAGCTAGATCAGCTTGATTACGCAGCCTCCTACATAAAACAGCTGAGggaaagaatagaaaaattagAGGGTGAGAAGGAAGAAGCAACGAGTTTAGGTAATAGCAATAAGATGATTGACACGATGAAGATTGGCACAAAGTGGCCTGTAATTGATTTAAGAGACATGGGATCCAGTATAGAAGTGAGTTTGATATCTGGGTTGCACAAGAACTTCATGTTTTCTGAAGTTATAAGTATTCTTCACGAAGAAGGAGCTGAAGTTGTTAGTTCTAGCTTTTCTACTGTGGGTGATAAAGTTTTCCATTCAATTCATGCTCAG GTAAAAATTTCTAGAGTTGGAGTTGATACTTCAAGGGTATTGCAAAGATTGCAGGAGTTGGTATACTGA